The Amycolatopsis mongoliensis genome includes a window with the following:
- a CDS encoding RHS repeat-associated core domain-containing protein has protein sequence MVLALVAVVVTPVPAPPRAGLPAGASAAGPVQQSGSASDVVAGGDSHAKLAAGKRDQPRPPGAVPDATAVLPVQVRPTGPQHEKPVVRQQFTGPAIDPKATERPQDRSATTQTFQNPDGSRTLRVFPDQRFAHRPDGSWQPIDVTLSPQQGRIRPKTPGADVGFATTANDPALARLAFDATHVLAYGLDGAAPVAGKAEGAQVTYAGTLPGVDVRLAATPAGLTEQLVLAGRDASASYTYTLALAGLQPRLTAAGDVELVAGDQIFGVLPAGQMWDSATPAVRSSAVHYGLKQVGPGSWKLSLDIDPVWLHDPARVFPVTVDPSMGQFNADGDDTYVRSDNGARNNQLLAAGHASGALNRSYLHLGSALNQLRNDFIVGGTLDLKAVDATNAGGLQLSAFEVTQPWSGSPAWPGPAVGRLLGQSGPVASTTSPSWVGVPLDPNVLTDWSHGAAMGNGVSVRAANEAAANGILFESADNGGTQVPYLDVRYAPDGASYQVTDVLQPTNTTAGWMTVQVTNRGATTWNGGYHFGYWIQETNTLYQGTALPAVGPGGVTTLSQVPIGPLPPGKYHVVLSMWDPAGHDFASADGVPNAVLDLNVDDVAPTSNYQQPAVGEVVETLTPTLYAQGVDPDNWPAKGLTYKFRLCSDSAFTQDCRESGWGGPSWSPAADSLYWGRTYYWGVLVDDTAKQTPCWVGPAYDPNQAGCVVVANSPSSLRFTTRVAQPEITSHLAGSPGTVEGPGLDPQIGNYSLANTDSAVKAVGPALGIDRTYNSLDPRRDTAFGLGWASRLDMKLAADGDGSGNVVLTYPDGRQLRFGHNPDDSYTSPMGDSTVLDHKNSGSASFTLRDASGGEWLFDASLRLSAIIDPAGLRQNLHYATGTDQIDTITNAIANGPTDRTLSLTWSGNHVTSVAEPAPSVGAPAPTWTYTYNGDQLTSACAPGAAPNCTTYGYTPGSHYRSSVSDDKPQAYYRFDEQPDATTTLASAVALHPGGENATAHGVLTDSAPGPLAGTSDGAATFAGNGYVVLPQGLTTETMSPSVEMWFKTTGSGTLFALQDKDFAPGAGAGTATPVLYVGTDGLLYGGFPTQPGSGPTQVVSHATVNDGAWHHAALSAAIGSQTLYLDGVAVGSVDGLIDQKQMHSAVLGAGYAKGYPATNDGDFYLNGGSIDEAAIYRRTLGALAVADHFAAAKAASELTSVKLPQDNRGYATLTYDDLTDRVATLVDHRGLKWTMDPTTVDETQDNSLGYLRWINPVRTAVVHGPAGYGDWTYTFDAAAAGRIMKSTHNGATRSYEYNTSGFLSATVDEDGDRFEQTTDDRGNVLSRKSCRAAGSCNTSYSTYLTPSNPLDPRGNKLATSSDARSSGPSDTTYRTTYSYDSAGRPTGTTSPVPNGQTQRPATSIVYSDGSPASVDGGKVPAGLPIKSTGARGQVTTYQYYRNGDLAETDDPAGLRTQHTYDALGRVLTTTTLNGGGVAFGVTSYTYTPRSQVATATGPQVTNPITGAVHAKVTSYSYDGDGNITGVTESDTLPQSQGGDQPRVTTSTYDAHDRPLQTTHPDSGVEKYSYSADALSTYTTDVRGFVWTRTNDELGRLRNTAVSGTGVDAQDPDQTSMGVETRSYTPAGRLQFDTDAMGRTTAYTYWSDGLRASTVAKNYRGPDGTTRDIVTDQLTYDAAGHVGTEVTAGGVTTATTYDNAGLPVTTTFDPATLKRTTTYTRDLDGNPLTVRTGGTADPDRVETTSYSYDPAGRVGQETDQLSATAAYTVGYLRDERGLPTTVTDRRGLATTYTYDGTGALVTTTHPAADVWQAGQRTASVQGKETLGRNAFGEVTQAKDAAGGVTLTGRDVMGRAVSGTLPAYSPPDSSSPITATTTTAYDLAGNVTSQTDPLGRKTVQTYDPYNRVSTITTPQVGDTPSVTSFGYDRMGEQTSVTKPSGARQQFTYDQLGRPITATRVDRSSGTTAYYTTTTAYDDAGNATSVTTPMGEKTITSYDAAGSPSLVTDPTGRVTGYGYDNAGRRTSVTAPSGLTTSTGFDLLGRATTVSQASAGKTVRTTTIGYDANGNAISTLSPEGRLTTVGYDALDRPVSQVEKVDSAHSITTSTGYDALGNRSHAVDGNGHATDYTSTPWGLHESTIEPATAAYPNAADRTWTTSYDAAGQAVRQTEPGGIVRTRTFDAQGRLALETGAGAEASTSDRKLGYDLDGNIASQTGPAGTTTYHYDDRGNMLSSTGPVTAGTYAYDGDNRLTGRTDAAGAATFGYDPAGRLASTVDPVTNRTMSYGYDPAGRLASVTDNQTSKTTARTIGYDSLDRVASDQLTQVPEAGVPPVTKLGVTYGYDLDDNVTTKTDLGTGTSATNGYGYDGAGRLSSWTDPNNVTTTYGWDDAGNRTSAGGQTFSYDERNQLTSGGGATYTYTARGTQASFTQNGRSTQSGFDAFDRQVTHGQAQYGYDSLDRASTRNGSDIGYDGLTNNQVSADGRVIERLPGGAPLSDKASGSSLPGRTLFQNQHGDVVGRYLGGIADSQKTYDPFGTVTSSNGEASSLGFQGSYTDPDTGQVDMAARWYTPATGRFASRDSVDVPPSPSWASNKYAYGNANPVTDNDPSGHFVGPEVVEECGIEGRGVAAVAGGIGTAADPLGGEALAGAGAIDFVGCVAAAEIIEGLGGVVIVPGGVTTGFVSGGIGRALRNPRGDETPGGCRVVIRGCYQPKPGGGGDGGGGDLPPTGPPGPPAPPVPPPPPPLWLENILRHLPRLLAGATATLTRPSTTDASTPQTKVTNPGPGMTQGATTVTIDPALLQATMEEMAAFQAQIGISMNANKDDEDCDQIEKNGPLDAASRATGAFAHLCTAKTKAATRKSWGGWTPPGWPADNRGPNGWIYHRGHLLGNQFGGTQNPDNVVTMYARANTPVMRDFESLVATDLKSDNLYYVVVPIYGPGNPKGKPIAIDILERTDRGGCRSDLIENTSQATEYRDLFCP, from the coding sequence ATGGTCCTGGCCCTGGTCGCCGTCGTGGTGACGCCGGTGCCGGCACCACCGCGCGCGGGACTGCCGGCCGGCGCGTCGGCGGCCGGGCCGGTCCAGCAGTCCGGATCCGCCTCGGACGTCGTGGCGGGCGGGGATTCCCACGCGAAGCTCGCGGCGGGCAAACGCGACCAGCCTCGGCCGCCGGGCGCGGTCCCGGACGCCACTGCCGTGCTGCCCGTGCAGGTGCGCCCCACCGGGCCGCAGCACGAGAAACCCGTCGTGCGCCAGCAGTTCACCGGACCGGCGATCGACCCGAAGGCCACCGAGCGCCCGCAGGACCGCAGCGCCACCACCCAGACCTTCCAGAACCCGGACGGCAGCCGCACGCTGCGCGTCTTCCCCGATCAGCGCTTCGCCCACCGGCCCGACGGCAGCTGGCAGCCGATCGACGTGACACTCTCGCCCCAGCAGGGCAGGATCCGCCCGAAGACGCCCGGTGCCGACGTCGGCTTCGCGACCACGGCGAACGACCCGGCCCTCGCCCGGCTCGCCTTCGACGCGACCCACGTCCTCGCCTACGGCCTCGACGGCGCCGCCCCGGTGGCGGGCAAGGCCGAGGGCGCCCAGGTGACCTACGCGGGGACCCTGCCCGGCGTCGACGTCCGCCTCGCCGCCACCCCGGCCGGGCTGACCGAACAGCTCGTACTGGCCGGTCGCGACGCATCCGCGTCGTACACCTACACGCTCGCCCTCGCCGGGCTGCAGCCGCGGCTCACCGCTGCCGGGGACGTCGAGCTCGTCGCCGGGGACCAGATCTTCGGCGTGCTGCCCGCCGGGCAGATGTGGGACTCCGCCACCCCGGCCGTCCGCTCCTCGGCCGTCCACTACGGACTGAAGCAGGTCGGTCCCGGCAGCTGGAAGCTGAGCCTGGACATCGATCCGGTGTGGCTGCACGACCCGGCCCGCGTGTTCCCCGTGACGGTCGACCCCTCCATGGGCCAGTTCAACGCGGACGGCGACGACACCTACGTCCGCTCCGACAACGGCGCACGCAACAACCAGCTGCTCGCCGCCGGGCACGCGTCCGGCGCGCTCAACCGCAGCTACCTCCACCTCGGCAGCGCGCTCAACCAGCTGCGCAACGACTTCATCGTCGGCGGCACGCTCGACCTCAAGGCGGTCGACGCGACCAACGCGGGCGGCCTGCAGCTCAGCGCGTTCGAAGTGACCCAGCCGTGGAGCGGGAGCCCGGCGTGGCCCGGCCCGGCGGTGGGCAGGCTGCTGGGTCAGTCCGGGCCGGTCGCCTCCACCACGAGCCCGTCCTGGGTCGGCGTCCCGCTCGATCCGAACGTGCTGACCGACTGGTCGCACGGCGCGGCGATGGGCAACGGCGTGAGCGTCCGGGCCGCCAACGAGGCCGCGGCGAACGGGATCCTGTTCGAATCGGCGGACAACGGCGGCACCCAGGTTCCGTACCTCGACGTCCGCTACGCCCCCGACGGGGCCAGCTACCAGGTCACGGACGTGCTGCAGCCGACGAACACCACCGCGGGCTGGATGACCGTCCAGGTCACCAACCGCGGCGCGACCACCTGGAACGGCGGCTACCACTTCGGCTACTGGATCCAGGAGACCAACACCCTCTACCAGGGCACCGCGCTGCCGGCGGTCGGCCCCGGGGGCGTGACCACGCTGTCCCAGGTGCCGATCGGCCCGCTGCCGCCCGGCAAGTACCACGTCGTCCTGTCCATGTGGGACCCCGCGGGGCACGACTTCGCGAGCGCGGACGGCGTGCCCAACGCGGTACTCGACCTCAACGTCGACGACGTCGCGCCCACCAGCAACTACCAGCAGCCGGCCGTCGGTGAGGTCGTCGAAACGCTCACGCCGACGCTGTACGCGCAAGGCGTCGACCCGGACAACTGGCCCGCCAAGGGGCTGACGTACAAGTTCCGGCTCTGCAGCGACTCGGCGTTCACCCAGGACTGCCGGGAATCGGGCTGGGGCGGGCCGTCCTGGTCCCCGGCCGCGGACTCGCTCTACTGGGGCCGGACGTACTACTGGGGTGTCCTGGTCGACGACACCGCCAAGCAGACGCCGTGCTGGGTCGGGCCGGCCTACGACCCGAACCAGGCGGGTTGCGTCGTCGTCGCGAACTCGCCGAGCAGCCTGCGGTTCACCACGCGCGTCGCACAGCCCGAAATCACTTCGCACCTGGCGGGCAGTCCCGGCACGGTCGAAGGGCCCGGCCTCGATCCGCAGATCGGCAACTACTCGCTCGCGAACACCGACTCCGCGGTCAAGGCCGTCGGCCCGGCGCTGGGCATCGACCGCACCTACAACAGCCTCGACCCGCGCCGCGACACCGCGTTCGGGCTCGGCTGGGCGTCCCGGCTGGACATGAAGCTGGCCGCCGACGGCGACGGCTCCGGCAACGTCGTGCTCACCTATCCCGACGGCCGCCAGCTGCGGTTCGGCCACAACCCGGACGACTCCTACACCTCGCCGATGGGCGACAGCACCGTACTGGACCACAAGAACAGCGGATCGGCCTCCTTCACGCTGCGCGACGCGTCCGGCGGAGAATGGCTCTTCGACGCCTCGTTGCGGCTCAGCGCGATCATCGACCCGGCCGGGCTGCGGCAGAACCTGCACTACGCCACCGGCACCGACCAGATCGACACGATCACCAACGCGATCGCGAACGGCCCCACCGACCGCACGCTGAGCCTGACCTGGAGCGGCAACCACGTCACCTCGGTGGCCGAGCCGGCGCCGTCGGTCGGCGCCCCGGCGCCGACCTGGACCTACACGTACAACGGCGACCAGCTGACCAGTGCCTGCGCCCCCGGCGCCGCGCCGAACTGCACGACCTACGGCTACACCCCGGGATCGCACTACCGCAGCTCGGTTTCCGACGACAAGCCACAGGCCTACTACCGGTTCGACGAGCAGCCGGACGCGACGACCACCTTGGCCAGCGCGGTGGCGCTGCACCCGGGCGGCGAGAACGCGACCGCGCACGGTGTGCTCACCGACTCGGCGCCCGGACCGCTGGCCGGGACCTCGGACGGTGCCGCCACCTTCGCCGGCAACGGTTACGTCGTCCTGCCCCAGGGGCTGACGACGGAGACGATGTCGCCCTCCGTCGAGATGTGGTTCAAGACGACCGGCAGCGGCACGCTCTTCGCCCTGCAGGACAAGGACTTCGCGCCGGGCGCGGGCGCGGGCACGGCGACGCCGGTGCTCTACGTCGGCACCGACGGCCTGCTCTACGGCGGGTTCCCGACGCAGCCGGGTAGCGGGCCGACGCAGGTCGTCAGCCACGCCACGGTGAACGACGGCGCGTGGCACCACGCGGCGCTCTCGGCGGCCATCGGTTCGCAGACGCTGTACCTCGACGGTGTCGCCGTCGGCTCGGTCGACGGGCTGATCGACCAGAAGCAGATGCACTCGGCCGTGCTCGGCGCCGGGTACGCCAAGGGGTACCCCGCGACGAACGACGGTGACTTCTACCTCAACGGCGGGAGCATCGACGAGGCCGCGATCTACCGGCGCACCCTCGGCGCGCTCGCGGTGGCCGACCACTTCGCCGCGGCCAAGGCCGCGAGTGAGCTGACCTCGGTCAAGCTGCCGCAGGACAACCGCGGCTACGCCACGCTCACCTACGACGACCTCACCGACCGGGTGGCCACCCTCGTCGACCACCGGGGTCTCAAGTGGACGATGGACCCGACGACCGTCGACGAGACGCAGGACAACTCGCTGGGTTACCTCCGGTGGATCAACCCGGTCCGCACAGCGGTGGTGCACGGCCCGGCGGGCTACGGCGACTGGACGTACACCTTCGACGCCGCGGCGGCCGGCCGGATCATGAAGAGCACCCACAACGGCGCCACCCGCAGCTACGAGTACAACACCTCGGGCTTCCTGTCGGCGACCGTGGACGAGGACGGCGACCGGTTCGAGCAGACCACCGACGACCGCGGGAACGTGCTGAGCCGGAAGTCCTGCCGGGCCGCGGGTTCCTGCAACACCAGCTACTCCACCTACCTCACGCCGTCGAACCCGCTCGACCCGCGCGGGAACAAGCTCGCCACGTCTTCGGACGCGCGCTCGTCCGGGCCGTCCGACACGACGTACCGGACGACGTACTCCTACGACAGCGCCGGACGGCCCACCGGGACCACCTCGCCGGTCCCGAACGGGCAGACCCAGCGCCCGGCCACGTCGATCGTGTACTCCGACGGTTCACCGGCCTCCGTCGACGGCGGCAAGGTGCCCGCCGGGCTGCCGATCAAGAGCACCGGCGCACGCGGCCAGGTGACCACCTACCAGTACTACCGCAACGGCGACCTGGCCGAGACCGACGACCCGGCAGGCCTGCGCACGCAGCACACCTACGACGCGCTCGGCCGCGTGCTCACCACGACGACGCTCAACGGCGGCGGTGTCGCCTTCGGCGTCACCAGCTACACCTACACACCGCGCTCCCAGGTGGCCACGGCGACCGGCCCGCAGGTGACGAACCCGATCACCGGTGCGGTCCACGCCAAGGTGACCAGCTACAGCTACGACGGCGACGGCAACATCACCGGCGTCACCGAGTCGGACACGCTGCCGCAGAGTCAGGGCGGCGACCAGCCTCGCGTCACGACCAGCACCTACGACGCGCACGACCGTCCACTGCAGACCACCCACCCGGACTCCGGGGTGGAGAAGTACAGCTACTCCGCCGACGCGCTGTCGACGTACACCACCGACGTCCGCGGATTCGTCTGGACCCGCACGAACGACGAGCTGGGCCGGCTGCGCAACACCGCGGTCAGCGGCACCGGCGTCGACGCGCAGGACCCGGACCAGACGTCGATGGGCGTCGAAACCCGCTCGTACACCCCGGCGGGACGGCTCCAGTTCGACACCGACGCGATGGGCCGCACCACCGCCTACACCTACTGGAGCGACGGGCTGCGGGCGAGCACGGTCGCCAAGAACTACCGGGGTCCGGACGGCACCACCCGGGACATCGTCACCGACCAGCTCACCTACGACGCCGCCGGGCACGTCGGCACGGAGGTCACCGCGGGCGGCGTCACCACGGCGACCACCTACGACAACGCCGGGCTGCCGGTCACGACCACCTTCGACCCGGCGACCCTCAAGCGCACCACCACCTACACCCGTGACCTCGACGGCAACCCGCTGACCGTCCGGACCGGCGGCACCGCCGACCCGGACCGGGTCGAAACGACGTCCTACAGCTACGACCCGGCCGGCCGGGTCGGCCAGGAAACCGACCAGCTGAGCGCCACCGCGGCCTACACGGTCGGCTACCTCCGCGACGAGCGCGGCCTGCCGACGACGGTCACCGACCGGCGCGGCCTCGCGACCACCTACACCTACGACGGCACCGGCGCGCTGGTCACCACCACGCACCCGGCCGCCGACGTGTGGCAGGCGGGACAGCGGACCGCGAGCGTCCAGGGCAAGGAAACGCTGGGGCGCAACGCCTTCGGCGAAGTCACACAGGCGAAGGACGCGGCGGGCGGGGTCACCCTCACCGGCCGGGACGTGATGGGGCGCGCGGTCTCGGGGACGCTGCCCGCCTACTCGCCGCCGGATTCGTCGTCGCCGATCACCGCGACCACCACGACGGCCTACGACTTGGCGGGCAACGTGACCAGCCAGACGGACCCGCTGGGGCGCAAGACGGTCCAGACGTACGACCCGTACAACCGGGTCAGCACGATCACCACCCCACAGGTCGGGGACACGCCGAGCGTCACCAGCTTCGGCTACGACCGGATGGGCGAGCAGACCAGCGTCACCAAGCCGTCCGGGGCGCGGCAGCAGTTCACCTACGACCAGCTGGGCCGGCCGATCACCGCGACCCGGGTCGACCGCTCGTCCGGCACGACCGCGTACTACACGACGACCACCGCCTACGACGACGCCGGCAACGCCACCTCGGTCACCACGCCGATGGGGGAGAAGACGATCACGTCCTACGACGCGGCCGGTTCCCCGTCGCTGGTGACCGATCCGACCGGCCGGGTCACCGGCTACGGCTACGACAACGCCGGACGGCGGACGTCGGTCACCGCGCCGAGCGGGCTCACCACGTCGACCGGGTTCGACCTGCTCGGCCGCGCGACCACGGTCAGCCAGGCCTCGGCCGGGAAGACGGTGCGCACGACCACGATCGGCTACGACGCCAACGGCAACGCCATCTCGACGCTGAGCCCGGAGGGCAGGCTGACCACGGTCGGCTACGACGCGCTCGACCGGCCGGTCAGCCAGGTGGAGAAGGTCGACTCGGCGCACTCGATCACGACGTCGACCGGCTACGACGCGCTGGGCAACCGCTCGCACGCGGTCGACGGCAACGGGCACGCCACCGACTACACCAGCACCCCGTGGGGCCTGCACGAGTCGACGATCGAGCCGGCCACCGCCGCCTACCCGAACGCCGCCGACCGCACCTGGACGACGAGCTACGACGCGGCGGGGCAGGCCGTCCGGCAGACCGAGCCCGGCGGGATCGTCCGCACCAGGACGTTCGACGCGCAAGGGAGGCTCGCACTCGAGACCGGCGCCGGGGCCGAAGCGTCCACTTCGGACCGCAAGCTCGGGTACGACCTGGACGGCAACATCGCCTCCCAGACCGGTCCGGCGGGTACCACGACGTACCACTACGACGACCGCGGCAACATGCTCAGCTCCACCGGCCCGGTCACCGCGGGCACCTACGCCTACGACGGCGACAACCGGCTCACCGGACGGACGGACGCCGCCGGCGCCGCCACCTTCGGCTACGACCCGGCCGGACGGCTCGCGAGCACCGTCGACCCGGTCACCAACCGGACGATGAGCTACGGCTACGACCCCGCCGGGCGGCTCGCGTCGGTCACCGACAACCAGACCAGCAAGACCACCGCTCGCACGATCGGGTACGACAGCCTCGACCGGGTCGCGTCGGACCAGCTCACGCAGGTCCCCGAAGCCGGCGTGCCGCCGGTGACGAAACTCGGCGTGACCTACGGCTACGACCTCGACGACAACGTCACGACCAAGACGGACCTGGGAACGGGCACGTCGGCGACCAACGGCTACGGGTACGACGGCGCCGGACGGCTGAGCTCGTGGACGGATCCGAACAACGTCACGACGACCTACGGCTGGGACGACGCGGGCAACCGCACGAGCGCGGGCGGTCAGACGTTCAGCTACGACGAGCGCAACCAGCTGACCTCCGGCGGCGGCGCGACGTACACCTACACGGCCCGTGGCACGCAGGCGTCGTTCACCCAGAACGGCCGGAGCACCCAGTCGGGGTTCGACGCGTTCGACCGGCAGGTCACGCACGGGCAGGCGCAGTACGGCTACGACAGCCTCGACCGGGCGTCGACGCGCAACGGCAGTGACATCGGCTACGACGGCCTGACGAACAACCAGGTTTCGGCCGACGGCCGCGTGATCGAGCGCCTGCCGGGCGGAGCTCCGTTGTCCGACAAGGCATCCGGCAGTTCCCTGCCGGGACGGACGCTGTTCCAGAACCAGCACGGCGACGTCGTCGGCCGGTACCTGGGCGGGATCGCCGACAGCCAGAAGACCTACGACCCGTTCGGCACAGTCACTTCGTCCAACGGCGAGGCGTCGTCGCTCGGGTTCCAGGGCAGCTACACCGACCCGGACACCGGGCAGGTCGACATGGCCGCGCGCTGGTACACCCCGGCGACGGGGCGGTTCGCCAGCCGCGACAGTGTCGACGTTCCGCCGAGCCCGTCGTGGGCGAGCAACAAGTACGCCTACGGCAACGCGAACCCGGTCACGGACAACGACCCCAGCGGCCACTTCGTCGGCCCGGAGGTCGTGGAGGAGTGCGGCATCGAGGGCAGGGGAGTGGCGGCGGTCGCCGGTGGGATCGGCACCGCGGCGGATCCCCTGGGCGGCGAAGCACTGGCCGGGGCGGGCGCGATCGACTTCGTCGGCTGCGTAGCCGCCGCCGAGATCATCGAAGGCCTGGGCGGCGTGGTCATCGTGCCCGGCGGGGTCACCACCGGGTTCGTGAGCGGCGGCATCGGCCGGGCGTTGCGCAATCCCCGTGGCGACGAGACTCCCGGTGGGTGCCGGGTGGTCATCCGCGGCTGCTACCAGCCCAAGCCGGGTGGTGGCGGGGACGGCGGTGGCGGTGACCTGCCGCCGACCGGCCCGCCGGGGCCGCCGGCTCCGCCCGTGCCGCCGCCTCCTCCGCCGCTGTGGCTGGAGAACATCCTCCGGCACCTGCCGCGGCTCCTCGCGGGTGCCACGGCGACCTTGACCCGGCCGAGCACCACCGACGCGAGCACTCCGCAGACGAAGGTCACCAACCCGGGCCCCGGCATGACCCAGGGCGCCACCACCGTGACCATCGACCCGGCGCTGCTGCAGGCGACGATGGAGGAGATGGCGGCGTTCCAGGCGCAGATCGGGATCAGCATGAACGCCAACAAGGACGACGAGGACTGCGACCAGATCGAGAAGAACGGGCCCCTCGACGCGGCGTCCCGGGCCACCGGCGCCTTCGCCCACCTCTGCACGGCCAAGACGAAGGCCGCGACGCGCAAGAGCTGGGGAGGGTGGACACCGCCCGGTTGGCCGGCCGACAACCGGGGTCCCAACGGCTGGATCTACCACCGCGGTCACCTGCTGGGCAACCAGTTCGGCGGAACCCAGAACCCGGACAACGTCGTGACCATGTACGCGCGGGCGAACACCCCGGTGATGCGTGACTTCGAGAGCCTGGTGGCCACGGACCTCAAGTCGGACAACCTCTACTACGTGGTCGTCCCCATCTACGGACCCGGCAACCCCAAGGGCAAGCCGATCGCGATCGACATCCTCGAGCGGACGGACCGCGGCGGCTGCCGATCGGATCTCATCGAGAACACCTCGCAGGCAACCGAGTACCGCGATCTCTTCTGTCCATAG